A stretch of the Lolium perenne isolate Kyuss_39 chromosome 3, Kyuss_2.0, whole genome shotgun sequence genome encodes the following:
- the LOC127345895 gene encoding uncharacterized protein: MKEEGDWSSCERRLHVSARSADRSLIPEWASLPPELVQGIAYCVLSTAGGVDTYTDMRAVCPSWRSAIAKPSPHAAFADHRFRPRHWVMLDLKSESRDDDHHDRLFLHVPTGRFRRLRLPVLRDHLVLTASDGLIVLRDRERPRLARVLNPLTGDMLHFAAPLWEGLGSVATLHAAVSGGGARPALVVWRKWDRRVHTVLYGDPTSTEFAEGYIGKDLLTTMVTFQGSIYLAGQQGSVWKLVPAEHRDPELLVAAQMSPDADIYLQENNIANSYLVESAGELLLVRHRDQALKVFRVDVEHKMLEEVKSISCRALFLGAERCVSVDANMLPSIDTDCIYMFDWVQTHIERVLHVYNLRDATMDIIYHPKQSFHEDPYHYLFGLDIYSSHYGFDIYSFHNNHHVRPLSLIQVLLDYCNGDTSSNF; the protein is encoded by the coding sequence ATGAAGGAGGAGGGCGACTGGAGCAGCTGCGAGAGGCGGCTGCACGTCAGCGCCAGGTCCGCTGACAGATCCCTCATTCCGGAATGGGCTTCACTTCCACCGGAGCTTGTCCAAGGAATCGCGTACTGCGTCCTCTCCACCGCCGGCGGCGTCGACACATACACGGACATGAGGGCCGTCTGCCCCAGCTGGCGCTCCGCCATCGCCAAGCCATCTCCGCACGCCGCGTTCGCCGACCACCGTTTCCGTCCACGGCACTgggtcatgctcgacctcaaatcCGAGAGCCGCGACGACGACCACCACGACAGGCTCTTCCTCCACGTCCCCACGGGGCGCTTCCGCCGCCTGCGCCTCCCGGTGCTCCGCGACCACCTCGTCCTCACCGCGTCCGACGGGCTCATCGTGCTCAGAGACAGGGAGCGCCCACGCTTGGCTCGCGTCCTCAACCCCTTGACAGGCGACATGCTCCACTTTGCTGCGCCCTTGTGGGAAGGGTTAGGGTCTGTGGCTACACTGCATGCCGCAgtgagcggcggcggcgctcgaCCGGCGCTGGTCGTGTGGCGGAAATGGGACAGAAGAGTGCACACGGTCCTGTATGGTGATCCAACCAGCACTGAATTTGCTGAGGGGTACATTGGCAAGGACTTGCTGACTACCATGGTTACCTTCCAAGGGAGCATCTATCTTGCTGGTCAGCAAGGATCGGTATGGAAACTCGTCCCAGCAGAGCACCGCGATCCTGAGCTTCTAGTCGCAGCTCAGATGTCGCCTGATGCGGACATATATTTACAGGAGAACAACATTGCAAATTCTTATCTCGTGGAATCTGCCGGGGAACTTCTGCTCGTTCGCCATCGGGATCAAGCCTTGAAAGTTTTCAGAGTCGATGTCGAGCACAAGATGTTGGAGGAGGTCAAGAGCATCAGCTGCCGCGCACTGTTTCTTGGTGCCGAGAGGTGTGTGTCAGTGGATGCCAATATGCTTCCGTCCATCGACACTGACTGCATATACATGTTTGATTGGGTACAAACTCACATAGAGCGTGTCTTGCATGTCTATAACCTAAGGGACGCCACGATGGACATTATCTACCATCCAAAACAAAGCTTTCACGAGGATCCCTATCATTATTTATTTGGATTAGACATTTACAGTAGTCACTATGGATTTGACATTTACAGTTTTCACAACAACCATCATGTCCGCCCTCTCAGTCTTATTCAGGTTCTCCTCGACTACTGCAACGGCGATACGAGCTCTAATTTTTAA
- the LOC127340460 gene encoding cytochrome P450 CYP71D312-like: MSELMRNPRIIAIAQSEVRRVLHGKTVAEANIDGQLHYLRMVIRETFRLHPPLPLLRPMLCTERRRIMGYDVLPGTTLFVNAWAIGRDGQNWTDASDFIPERFEGEKADCSDSDFTFFPYGEGQRMFSGMFVLANVEFALASLLYHFDWNLPDSGNPERLDMAEAYGIRTHRRTQLLLNATNHFGML; the protein is encoded by the coding sequence ATGTCGGAGCTTATGAGGAACCCGCGGATAATTGCTATTGCGCAGTCTGAAGTCCGGCGAGTCCTCCACGGCAAGACTGTGGCCGAGGCGAACATCGACGGCCAGCTCCACTACCTCCGGATGGTCATCAGGGAGACGTTCAGGTTGCACCCTCCTTTGCCTTTGCTCCGCCCGATGCTGTGCACAGAACGGAGGAGGATCATGGGCTACGACGTGCTTCCGGGCACTACCTTGTTCGTCAATGCATGGGCGATTGGTAGGGACGGGCAGAACTGGACTGACGCCAGTGACTTCATACCCGAGAGATTCGAGGGCGAGAAAGCGGACTGCAGTGACTCGGACTTCACCTTCTTCCCCTATGGTGAGGGCCAGAGAATGTTCAGTGGGATGTTTGTATTGGCGAACGTCGAGTTTGCCCTTGCGAGCCTTCTATACCACTTCGACTGGAACCTCCCCGATAGTGGTAATCCGGAGAGGCTTGATATGGCCGAGGCGTATGGGATAAGGACGCATCGTCGgactcaactattgttgaatgctaCTAATCATTTTGGCATGCTATAA